The following are encoded together in the Triticum dicoccoides isolate Atlit2015 ecotype Zavitan chromosome 6B, WEW_v2.0, whole genome shotgun sequence genome:
- the LOC119321219 gene encoding uncharacterized protein LOC119321219, with product MPALPPPPQPPPLDGSVGALERRHGIFSTPVDPGTTSDRTEQGRAKRPVVWGGAARPKTGQRTPHRVEEWPAIGKSSIFMDEILTAEDGAHGRSLEDVKGRREEWRIEVVGCQLQILGLRKELKAEVMVARLNFLLSNSSRVLPRSEDEGKKKNLTKQLKKIKVIFLPFVLLF from the exons ATGCCGGCACTGCCGCCaccaccgcagccgccgccgctggaTGGCTCCGTCG GAGCACTGGAGAGAAGGCACGGGATATTTTCCACCCCGGTCGATCCAGGCACGACATCGGATAGGACAGAGCAGGGGAGGGCCAAGAGGCCAGTGGTGTGGGGTGGAGCAGCGAGGCCGAAGACCGGGCAGCGGACGCCTCACAGGGTGGAGGAGTGGCCGGCGATAGGGAAAAGCAGCATCTTCATGGATGAGATCCTGACGGCTGAAGATGGTGCGCACGGGAGGAGCTTGGAAGATGTCAAG GGGCGCCGTGAGGAGTGGAGGATCGAGGTTGTGGGTTGCCAGCTTCAAATTTTG GGTCTCCGCAAGGAGTTGAAGGCTGAGGTCATGGTTGCCAGACTCAATTTTTTGCTAAGCAATTCCTCAAGAGTCTTGCCAAG ATCTGAGGATgaagggaagaagaagaatttaACTAAACAGTTGAAGAAGATCAAGGTGATTTTTCTTCCCTTTGTTCTTTTATTCTGA